The following proteins are co-located in the Vibrio azureus genome:
- a CDS encoding flagellar biosynthetic protein FliQ: MTVLDVTAACLTIVKDAIIIFSVSFVITGVVVGLLQTVFSVQDPGLPMAAKLVVFIILLTQVGGSIYDQFHLLFQQL; the protein is encoded by the coding sequence ATGACCGTACTTGATGTGACGGCTGCCTGCTTAACTATTGTAAAGGATGCGATCATTATCTTTTCCGTGAGCTTTGTAATAACAGGTGTGGTGGTTGGCCTACTTCAGACGGTGTTTAGCGTCCAAGATCCTGGGTTGCCTATGGCAGCAAAGTTAGTGGTGTTTATCATTTTGCTGACTCAGGTTGGCGGAAGTATTTATGATCAATTTCACTTACTGTTCCAGCAGTTATAA